One Rosa chinensis cultivar Old Blush chromosome 3, RchiOBHm-V2, whole genome shotgun sequence DNA window includes the following coding sequences:
- the LOC121052329 gene encoding uncharacterized protein LOC121052329, which yields MKRLWARYRQSRDEDLEELCTTNALVVASITEAKASSGSRCRGSQPGRAPNEERFRESRGKNMMEDYFVERPVFSEELFQTRYRMSHNVFNHISSDLCCYDPYFFQKSDAAGKVRLLPQQKLTCSLRMLAYGAGADQCWAGEYSGRKRVPTIILEAVASYDTWIWHAFFGMPGSYNDLNVLAKSPLFDELTAGRAPRIQFQANNRIHNLGYYLADGIYPQWATFVKSIPRPTRPKDLKFFQAQEGYRKDVERCFHQNWVADSIHP from the exons ATGAAGAGATTGTGGGCTAGGTATCGACAATCTCGAGATGAAGATCTTGAAGAGCTGTGTACGACTAATGCTCTTGTGGTAGCATCAATCACTGAAGCTAAAGCTTCCTCCGGATCACGATGTCGGGGTTCTCAACCAGGGCGTGCACCGAATGAAGAGCGATTTAGGGAATCAAGAGGGAAAAACATGATGGAAGATTACTTTGTGGAGCGTCCAGTTTTCAGTGAAGAGTTATTCCAGACACGGTACAGGATGAGTCACAATGTGTTCAACCACATCTCCAGTGACCTTTGTTGCTATGACCCGTACTTTTTCCAGAAATCAGATGCTGCAGGCAAAGTCAGACTACTTCCCCAGCAAAAGCTGACATGTTCCTTAAGAATGCTTGCTTATGGTGCCGGGGCAGATCAAT GTTGGGCTGGAGAATACAGCGGTCGAAAACGTGTGCCCACTATCATCCTCGAAGCAGTTGCTTCTTATGACACATGGATATGGCATGCCTTCTTTGGAATGCCTGGATCATACAACGACCTCAACGTCCTTGCTAAGTCCCCGTTGTTTGACGAGCTCACTGCTGGTCGAGCCCCTCGGATCCAATTTCAAGCGAATAACAGGATTCACAATTTAGGGTACTATCTCGCTGATGGTATCTATCCGCAATGGGCGACTTTCGTGAAATCAATTCCAAGGCCTACACGACCCAAGGATCTGAAGTTTTTCCAGGCTCAAGAGGGGTACAGGAAGGATGTCGAAAGATGTTTCCACCAAAAttgggttgcggatagtatccacccatag